The following DNA comes from Mucisphaera calidilacus.
GCTGTGCGCAATATCCCCCACGATCGCCACCCGCAGGCCCGTCAGATCAAACGCCTCGCCCCGATCGAAGCGGTCCGCAATCGTGAAAATATCGAGCAGCCCCTGCGTCGGGTGCTCATGCCGACCGTCGCCCGCGTTGATCACCGAACAGCTCACCGCCTCCGCCAGCTTCGCCGAAGCCCCGCTGCGATGGTGCCGACACACAATCACGTCCACACCCATCGCCTCGATGTTCTTCGCCGTATCGACCAGCGACTCGCCCTTCGACAGGCTCGACCCCTTGGAGGAGAAGTCCAGCACGTCGGCCGACAACCGCCCCGCCGCCAGCGCAAAGCTCGTCCGCGTGCGCGTCGAATCCTCAAAGAACAGGTTCGCCACCACGCAGCCCCGCAGGTCCGGACGCTTCCAGACACTCCGACGCGAGACCTCACCAAACCCCGCCGCCGTCGCGAGCAGGGCACGCAACTCCTCAGCACTCAGGCCCTCCAGCCCCAGCAGGTGACGCCTGTCCCAGACACCCGCCGACACCGGATCCGTCGCCATCGCTTCGCTCATAGACGCAATCCTACGAGACCCGGCACGGCTTGCAACGAGACCTACCGGAGCGTGCTGTTGACGCGATGCATCCGCTCGAGCTGATCGGCCAGCTGCTGCATCCGCTCCGACTCTGATTCCGACACCGCCTCGGGCTTGATCAGTCCCGGGTCGGCGACGACCGTCAGCTCAATCATCTCCTCCGCGATCGTCCCGCCCACCGTGTCCTTCACACGCGCCTTGAGCTTGTACTCGCCCACCGTCAGGTTCGACGGCAGACGCACCATCTGCACCACGAAGAAATCGCGCCGACGATTCCGCGACCGGTCAACCACCTCGATCGGCTCCTGCCGCCAGACCAGCGTCCCGCCCCGCCGTTCATACAGCCGGATATCCTCCACAAGGCGCGCGGTGTAGAACCCGTCCTCGTCCACCTCCGGCTTCACACCCTCCAGTTCCAGGTAGACGATCATCGGGTGCTCCCGCC
Coding sequences within:
- a CDS encoding aspartate carbamoyltransferase catalytic subunit, which produces MSEAMATDPVSAGVWDRRHLLGLEGLSAEELRALLATAAGFGEVSRRSVWKRPDLRGCVVANLFFEDSTRTRTSFALAAGRLSADVLDFSSKGSSLSKGESLVDTAKNIEAMGVDVIVCRHHRSGASAKLAEAVSCSVINAGDGRHEHPTQGLLDIFTIADRFDRGEAFDLTGLRVAIVGDIAHSRVARSNLHALRTLGAEVVLVGPPTLVPGGLVRDGVTVSHDLDAVLPEVNVVNMLRVQFERITGPAFPSRREYQKLYGLTEERLARTRDDVLVMHPGPMNRGLEIDSVVADGPRSAILAQVTHGLAVRMACLLLVCRASGVVTT